In a single window of the Campylobacter hyointestinalis subsp. lawsonii genome:
- a CDS encoding sulfite exporter TauE/SafE family protein produces MDIATLVSVISVAFLASISHCIFMCGGFVIAYSAKLANKNAFSATIFSFTYQISRIFGYIVLGLLFGFLGSAIIFSSVAKGYIFFLLGIFLVILGIALIKRGKLLSFIENDTFAKKLIIPKFKKLIKKDSLVSFMMLGFLNGFLPCGIVYYFLALSLSSGSALYGSIIMLIFGLSTLPVMLFFSGIAHSLSTKFKSIANLFSSVIISLYGIYLAYLGFMAIK; encoded by the coding sequence ATGGATATAGCTACTTTAGTGAGCGTTATTAGTGTTGCATTTCTTGCAAGCATATCGCATTGTATATTTATGTGCGGCGGGTTTGTGATAGCTTATAGTGCTAAACTTGCAAATAAAAACGCTTTTAGCGCCACTATTTTTAGCTTTACATATCAGATATCTAGAATTTTTGGATATATTGTACTTGGTTTGTTGTTTGGTTTTTTGGGTTCTGCTATTATTTTTAGTAGCGTGGCTAAGGGTTATATATTTTTTTTGTTAGGTATTTTTCTTGTCATTTTAGGGATCGCACTTATCAAAAGAGGCAAGTTACTAAGCTTTATAGAAAACGATACATTTGCTAAAAAACTTATCATACCCAAATTTAAAAAACTGATTAAAAAAGATAGTTTAGTCTCTTTTATGATGCTTGGATTTTTAAATGGTTTTTTACCATGTGGCATTGTATATTATTTTTTAGCGTTATCTCTTAGTAGTGGAAGTGCTTTATACGGATCTATTATTATGCTTATTTTTGGTCTTAGTACTTTGCCAGTTATGCTCTTTTTTAGTGGTATTGCTCATAGCTTGAGTACTAAATTTAAGAGTATAGCAAATTTATTTTCGTCTGTTATCATATCTTTATATGGTATTTATTTGGCATATTTAGGATTTATGGCTATAAAATGA
- the carA gene encoding glutamine-hydrolyzing carbamoyl-phosphate synthase small subunit, which yields MKAYIYLENGIYLEAKAFGKGGSAFGELVFNTSLTGYEEIITDPSYAGQFIVFTMPEIGIVGINDDDQESSKIYASGIFIRNFNETPSNFRSQKSIEKFFYEQGKFGVYDIDTRFLTKMLRDSGNMRVFVSTEISDKELLKQELENSARIDEINYVSIVSTKNRYTHSKNAWKHRNMNYGSLKSIGKKVAVIDYGVKRNILNELCEVGLEVEVYPHDVKAEFLIDKFKKGEINGVFLSNGPGEPKMLVDEINEIKKLIKEGIPMFGICLGHQLLSNAYGYETYKLKFGQHGANHPVLNLETKSIEITTQNHNYNVPESIAEVATITHRNLFDNTIEGVRYKGDKVFSVQHHPEASSGPNESKYMFKKFIEIL from the coding sequence ATGAAAGCTTATATTTACCTTGAAAACGGGATTTATCTTGAAGCTAAAGCTTTTGGAAAAGGTGGAAGTGCTTTTGGTGAGCTTGTATTTAACACGTCATTAACTGGCTATGAAGAGATCATCACAGACCCTAGCTATGCTGGACAGTTTATAGTATTTACTATGCCTGAGATCGGTATAGTGGGCATAAATGACGATGATCAAGAAAGCAGTAAAATTTACGCAAGTGGTATATTTATAAGAAATTTTAATGAAACACCAAGCAATTTTAGAAGTCAAAAAAGTATAGAAAAATTCTTTTATGAGCAAGGTAAATTTGGTGTGTATGATATAGATACTAGATTTCTTACAAAGATGTTAAGAGATAGTGGAAATATGAGAGTTTTCGTATCTACTGAGATCAGCGATAAAGAGCTTTTAAAACAAGAGCTTGAAAATAGCGCTAGGATAGATGAGATAAACTATGTTAGCATAGTAAGCACAAAAAACAGATACACTCACTCCAAAAATGCGTGGAAGCACCGCAATATGAACTATGGCTCACTAAAATCTATCGGCAAAAAAGTAGCTGTTATAGACTATGGCGTAAAAAGAAATATACTCAATGAGCTTTGCGAAGTAGGACTTGAAGTAGAGGTTTATCCTCACGACGTTAAAGCTGAGTTTTTAATAGATAAATTTAAAAAAGGCGAGATAAACGGAGTGTTTTTGAGCAACGGACCTGGTGAGCCAAAAATGCTAGTTGATGAGATAAATGAGATCAAAAAACTTATCAAAGAGGGCATTCCTATGTTTGGAATTTGTTTAGGGCATCAGCTTTTGTCAAATGCCTACGGATATGAAACTTACAAGCTTAAATTTGGACAACACGGCGCAAATCACCCTGTTTTAAATTTAGAAACAAAAAGCATAGAGATAACTACTCAAAATCATAATTATAATGTTCCTGAAAGTATAGCAGAAGTAGCGACAATCACACATAGAAACCTTTTTGACAACACCATAGAGGGCGTTAGATATAAAGGCGATAAAGTATTTTCTGTGCAACATCACCCAGAAGCTAGTAGCGGTCCAAATGAAAGCAAATATATGTTTAAAAAATTTATTGAGATTTTATAA
- a CDS encoding DUF507 family protein has protein sequence MRIKLPHAPYIARKVGLDLYNCGFVSFNGGIEPTINLIKDILEDDINKEKALEEKVKQILDQNENEMDFMQVDRKNMFWLIKKRLAKDFGVILTYEDRYNHMAHEILELLWKKNFIDYKVSENRVKNIIYNAIEDYINSYEEIEDIVVDKLENYKRKLIPGTEEYDLVFEKLYEEELRKKGMI, from the coding sequence ATGCGTATAAAATTGCCACACGCACCATACATAGCAAGAAAAGTCGGACTAGATCTTTATAACTGTGGTTTTGTGAGCTTTAATGGCGGTATCGAGCCCACCATCAACTTGATAAAAGATATCTTAGAAGATGATATAAATAAGGAAAAAGCATTAGAAGAAAAAGTAAAACAAATTTTGGATCAAAACGAGAATGAAATGGATTTTATGCAAGTTGATAGAAAAAATATGTTTTGGCTTATAAAAAAAAGGCTTGCAAAAGATTTTGGCGTGATACTCACTTACGAAGATCGTTACAATCACATGGCACATGAGATCTTAGAGCTTCTTTGGAAAAAGAATTTTATAGATTATAAAGTTTCAGAAAATAGAGTAAAAAATATTATTTATAATGCAATCGAAGACTATATAAATAGCTATGAAGAGATCGAAGATATAGTTGTAGATAAGTTAGAAAACTATAAAAGAAAGCTTATACCTGGCACTGAAGAGTATGATCTTGTCTTTGAAAAACTTTATGAAGAAGAGCTAAGAAAAAAAGGGATGATTTGA
- a CDS encoding MotE family protein: MKSILISMFIFLNLFANDWNAIYEAKKDEILKEFEKLDSARQELEAYRAATKALFDKREESLLKKESDINKTLEEINRQKESIENLVSKNEQILSELKTITSDKVLQVYEKMKDAPAAGIISSLPREEAVKILYALNPKKISSILSKTDPAVAAELTSMLRKSEIFMEDNATK; the protein is encoded by the coding sequence GTGAAAAGCATTTTGATCTCAATGTTTATTTTTTTAAATTTATTTGCTAATGACTGGAATGCGATATATGAAGCTAAAAAAGACGAGATACTTAAAGAATTTGAAAAACTTGATAGTGCAAGACAAGAGCTAGAGGCTTATAGAGCGGCTACAAAAGCACTTTTTGATAAAAGAGAAGAAAGTCTTTTAAAAAAAGAAAGCGACATAAATAAAACCCTAGAAGAGATAAACAGACAAAAAGAGAGCATAGAGAATTTGGTTTCTAAAAATGAGCAAATTCTAAGTGAGTTAAAAACTATCACAAGTGATAAAGTTTTGCAAGTCTATGAAAAGATGAAAGATGCTCCAGCAGCCGGTATTATAAGCTCTTTGCCAAGAGAAGAGGCCGTAAAGATCTTATACGCATTAAATCCTAAAAAAATATCTTCGATACTTTCAAAAACAGATCCAGCAGTAGCTGCAGAACTGACTAGTATGCTTAGAAAAAGTGAAATTTTTATGGAAGATAACGCTACGAAATAG
- a CDS encoding flagellar FliJ family protein has translation MNTKFSQVIKLKKQNLDKIEICLAKCRTLRSQLEDLLKKATLELSSHKFPKGGNFIVMKSSLEEQRLLREHKDDLIEKLSLNQKEIMHYELQYKKAYMEFEKIRYLEQEEIKKILEKAKKDEAIMLDEIAIQRYSFIKAN, from the coding sequence ATGAATACTAAATTTAGCCAAGTAATAAAGCTCAAAAAGCAAAATTTAGATAAGATAGAAATCTGCCTTGCAAAGTGTAGAACTTTGCGTTCGCAGTTAGAAGATCTTCTTAAAAAAGCTACTTTGGAACTTAGTTCGCATAAATTTCCAAAAGGTGGAAATTTTATAGTTATGAAGTCTTCTTTGGAAGAGCAGAGACTTTTAAGAGAACATAAAGATGATCTTATAGAAAAGCTAAGTCTTAATCAAAAAGAGATTATGCACTATGAACTTCAGTATAAAAAAGCATATATGGAATTTGAAAAGATCAGATATTTAGAGCAAGAAGAGATTAAAAAAATTTTAGAAAAAGCAAAAAAAGACGAAGCAATAATGCTTGATGAGATCGCTATCCAAAGATACTCTTTTATAAAGGCAAATTAG
- a CDS encoding adenylosuccinate synthase: MNKADLIVGIQWGDEGKGKIVDMLSQDYDVVCRSGGGHNAGHTIWVDGIRYALHLVPSGILHKNIINIIGNGVVVNPEVLISEMAQFEDLKGRLFISNRAHLNLAHHSLIDQAKEKLKGDKAIGTTGKGIGPAYSDKISRSGHRVGELLDPKTLCKSLMMDFETNKVYFDALGIEIPEHDKILSDLIRFSDVLSPFITDTTELLWKALDNDKKVLLEGAQGTLLDIDHGTYPYVTSSNTISAGACTGLGLSPKSIGKVIGIIKAYSTRVGNGAFPTEDLGDDGERLCQIGKEFGTTTGRKRRCGWLDAVGVKYASRLNGVDTYALMKLDVLDGFKTVKICKAYEYKGEITDCFPADLQNAKPVYEELPGWDTISGIKKYEDLPLNARKYIERIEELTGVKVGFISTSPERNDTIIR; the protein is encoded by the coding sequence ATGAACAAGGCTGATTTGATAGTTGGAATACAATGGGGCGATGAAGGAAAAGGTAAGATCGTAGATATGCTTTCGCAAGATTACGACGTAGTTTGTAGAAGTGGCGGAGGACACAATGCCGGTCATACTATATGGGTAGATGGCATAAGATACGCTTTGCACCTTGTTCCAAGTGGAATTTTGCATAAAAATATTATAAATATCATAGGAAATGGTGTTGTTGTAAATCCAGAGGTTCTTATTAGCGAGATGGCGCAGTTTGAAGATCTAAAAGGTAGGCTTTTTATAAGCAATAGAGCACATTTAAATTTAGCTCATCACTCTTTGATCGACCAAGCAAAAGAGAAGTTAAAAGGCGATAAAGCCATAGGAACAACAGGAAAAGGCATAGGGCCTGCGTATTCAGATAAGATTAGCAGAAGCGGACATAGGGTTGGTGAGCTTTTAGATCCAAAAACTTTATGCAAGAGCCTTATGATGGATTTTGAGACAAATAAGGTATATTTTGATGCTTTAGGCATAGAGATACCTGAACATGACAAAATACTTTCTGATCTTATTAGATTTAGTGATGTTTTATCGCCGTTTATTACAGATACGACAGAACTTTTATGGAAAGCTTTAGATAATGATAAAAAAGTTCTTCTTGAAGGAGCTCAAGGCACTCTTCTTGATATAGACCATGGTACATATCCGTATGTTACTAGCTCAAACACTATAAGCGCAGGAGCTTGTACAGGTCTAGGGCTTAGTCCAAAAAGCATAGGAAAAGTTATAGGTATCATAAAAGCGTATTCTACAAGAGTTGGAAATGGAGCTTTTCCTACTGAAGACTTAGGAGATGATGGAGAGAGACTATGTCAGATCGGTAAAGAGTTTGGCACCACTACTGGACGTAAGAGAAGATGCGGTTGGCTTGACGCTGTTGGCGTAAAATACGCTTCAAGGCTAAATGGAGTCGATACTTACGCTCTTATGAAATTAGATGTTTTAGATGGATTTAAAACGGTTAAAATTTGTAAAGCTTATGAGTATAAAGGCGAGATAACAGACTGTTTCCCAGCTGATTTACAAAACGCAAAACCGGTATATGAAGAACTACCGGGTTGGGATACTATAAGTGGCATCAAAAAATACGAAGATCTTCCTCTTAATGCTAGAAAATACATAGAAAGAATCGAAGAACTAACCGGAGTAAAGGTAGGATTTATATCAACTAGCCCTGAGAGAAACGATACTATTATCAGATGA
- a CDS encoding ATP phosphoribosyltransferase regulatory subunit, whose amino-acid sequence MNENIDKAVYEHEIPDGSKLYFGNSAKLKRFIENKASDILLNHGFSEIITPYFSYHQHLSVDPKKLLRFSDNNNHEISLRADSTVDVVRIATRRIKDDDTKKWFYIQPVFKYPSSEVYQIGAEILGSDDLKACMDIAKELFIELDIKPHCQISNIEIPKIICKLLNLPISVFENGRLEVILGTNQPWLNKLTAIKDIKDIDEVIKMAPFELKDPLNLVKDLAGSFEWENKVYAPLYYSKMRYYDKLFFRFLCDNSILSGGGSYEIDGKVSVGFAVFSDALIEYLSK is encoded by the coding sequence TTGAACGAAAATATCGATAAAGCAGTGTATGAACACGAAATTCCAGATGGAAGTAAGTTGTATTTTGGAAATAGTGCAAAATTAAAAAGATTTATAGAAAATAAGGCTAGCGATATCCTTTTAAATCACGGTTTTAGTGAGATCATAACTCCGTATTTTAGTTATCATCAGCATTTAAGCGTAGATCCTAAAAAATTACTTAGATTTTCGGATAATAACAATCACGAGATAAGCCTTAGAGCAGATAGCACAGTCGATGTGGTTCGCATAGCAACACGTCGTATAAAAGACGACGATACCAAAAAGTGGTTTTATATACAGCCGGTTTTTAAGTATCCAAGTAGTGAAGTTTATCAAATCGGTGCTGAAATACTAGGTAGCGATGATCTAAAGGCATGTATGGATATAGCTAAAGAGCTTTTTATAGAGCTTGATATAAAACCGCATTGTCAGATAAGCAATATAGAAATTCCAAAGATAATATGCAAACTTTTAAATTTACCCATTAGTGTGTTTGAAAATGGAAGATTAGAAGTTATATTAGGAACCAACCAGCCTTGGCTAAATAAACTAACTGCCATAAAAGATATAAAAGATATCGATGAAGTTATAAAAATGGCACCTTTTGAACTAAAAGATCCTTTAAATTTAGTAAAAGATTTAGCAGGTTCATTTGAATGGGAAAATAAGGTCTATGCACCGCTTTATTATTCTAAAATGAGATATTACGATAAGCTATTTTTTAGGTTTTTATGCGATAATTCCATCTTAAGTGGCGGTGGTAGCTATGAGATTGATGGTAAAGTTTCCGTGGGTTTTGCTGTTTTTAGCGATGCCTTGATAGAGTATTTGAGTAAGTAA
- a CDS encoding EAL domain-containing protein, producing the protein MSSSDLLSYGLIKRAYLISILSIVSIISLIVFIFSIKIDKIESNLKTLNLYYMSNIINKIDFINHDLSLLKDSKISTTKFKQIVDSHMFLKAVYILDRDLKIIQTYGDPEQSLDSFLIFDKKRKFIENGVFVSKFIFDNDGNATVFMTIPSYEDTKILAQVDISKMVHSLSIANDTFFIDSSGFLLSDGNGENIYDMLSLKNDLKSNDNCGISFNGESGASFYYVNFNDILNIGIVSKKPFLDIFKENLAFFSLALIALVLFVLLAFDNFLFIREGFVKQIKNLKEVLEKLKIGEFYQSELSGAFKDVQENMMDIYLQELIAINDLRDYKEQYALIFQKSSINILFIDAKTAQIIDASSAAVEFYGYDKTHLLSMSFYKLQACNPYKYAHVQANSLYDSGNILCTHKMANGDLRKVRISTTPIITNLNSFYFMIIWDVTEHQLKIDNLRKEKQLLGLSPVLIVSFKLDEIWKVVQISNNVSEILGYNVEDMIFNDFGFKSIIHEEDIIPILRDINHKVKLFGTYHESNGEFERPCRIFLKSKKYEWFKVYIKISKDSFDGIIVTLFMFKNSRQKALEDTYKEKINKYQNLLWASSAISFEYDCKSQTYHFSNNFFDLLEYKQEELGMIKFETLAKIIHQNDIDKFYKMQTKCINGDIDNLYLEIRFISKDERIIWMAIKGKRLNSHQDIGNICGTIEDISKQIKTESQLKLIANIFSYSKEAITITDMYANILDVNDAFTQITGYSKEEVIGKNQNILSSNRYSVDFYADMWKNMKEFGFWRGEIWNRRKNGEVYLEMLTISSVKNDDGEVQNYVGIFSDITQSKKNEVRFEQIAHFDPLTKLPNKFFVLEKLSKFMKESKENNKKLGLVYFDLDGFKQANDTYGHNISDAVLIKVSSRIKEVLKENLLARFGKDEFVALIKDVNDIENLKTIFDDILNSVNDDIIINDINIKIGVSIGATLYPQKEDIDTSGLVKQADWAMYKAKYFGKNRFYIFDEDKDFLFDYYNQMILSNNEFSHDEFILMYQPVVNTKDKKIVSFEALIRWKHPQKGIMLPLDFLHVLKHKEWITDFSIWVIKFALSTIKKLKHTNISVNIPLKQLRDPLFFDKFKKLCSEYGDICHLLEIEVTDVPLSTSATFDGIFKYKDLGINLVFDDFGLDTAFIKTMKYIEADIYKINKDYALEILEDSANIEVLQNIYSVCKAFGKTPVVKGVSDERIYKIVSSIGFDNIQGNLISEPMREDEILPFMNNFEFKIAQSLNLKSDLCLFYAFEIASIYKLLFKDRNLNSAEKTDFEFEKYFKTHEEFATRYSEPLLDESKNLIADIYNSKDKNSHLISRLKEIRTDLLNKIDGDEI; encoded by the coding sequence ATGTCTAGTAGCGATCTGCTTTCTTATGGGCTTATTAAACGAGCCTACCTAATATCTATTTTATCTATTGTCTCTATCATTTCTCTCATTGTTTTTATATTTTCTATCAAAATTGACAAGATAGAAAGCAACCTAAAAACGTTAAATTTATACTATATGTCAAATATAATAAATAAAATAGACTTTATAAATCATGATCTTTCTTTGCTAAAAGATTCAAAAATATCTACTACTAAATTTAAACAGATCGTAGATTCACATATGTTTTTAAAAGCCGTTTATATTTTAGATAGAGATTTAAAAATAATACAAACTTACGGCGATCCAGAACAAAGCCTAGATAGCTTTTTGATTTTTGATAAAAAAAGAAAATTTATAGAAAATGGTGTTTTTGTATCAAAATTTATATTTGATAATGACGGCAACGCTACTGTATTTATGACTATACCAAGCTATGAAGATACAAAGATCTTAGCACAAGTAGATATCTCAAAAATGGTGCATTCTTTATCAATTGCTAATGATACTTTTTTTATAGATTCATCAGGTTTTCTTCTATCAGATGGAAATGGTGAAAATATCTATGATATGCTTAGCTTAAAAAATGATCTTAAAAGCAATGATAATTGTGGTATTTCATTTAATGGAGAGAGCGGTGCTAGTTTTTACTACGTTAATTTTAACGATATATTAAATATCGGTATCGTTTCTAAAAAGCCGTTTTTGGACATTTTTAAAGAAAATCTTGCATTTTTTAGTTTGGCATTGATCGCTCTAGTGCTTTTTGTGCTTTTGGCTTTTGATAATTTTCTTTTTATAAGAGAAGGTTTTGTAAAGCAGATAAAAAATTTAAAAGAGGTGCTTGAGAAGCTCAAGATAGGTGAGTTTTATCAATCCGAACTTAGTGGTGCTTTTAAAGATGTGCAAGAAAATATGATGGATATTTATCTGCAAGAACTCATCGCTATAAATGATCTTAGGGACTATAAAGAGCAGTATGCGCTGATATTTCAAAAAAGCAGTATAAATATCTTGTTTATAGATGCTAAAACGGCTCAGATCATAGATGCAAGTAGCGCCGCTGTTGAGTTTTACGGATATGATAAAACTCATCTTCTTTCGATGAGTTTTTATAAGTTACAAGCTTGCAATCCATACAAATACGCACACGTTCAAGCAAATTCTCTTTATGATAGTGGCAATATTCTTTGTACTCATAAAATGGCAAATGGAGATCTTAGAAAAGTTCGTATCAGCACGACGCCTATAATTACGAATTTAAACAGCTTTTACTTTATGATAATCTGGGACGTCACAGAGCATCAACTAAAAATAGATAATCTTAGAAAAGAAAAACAGCTTTTAGGGCTTAGTCCTGTGCTTATAGTTTCGTTTAAATTAGATGAGATTTGGAAAGTCGTGCAAATTTCAAACAACGTATCTGAAATACTTGGATATAATGTAGAAGATATGATTTTCAATGATTTTGGGTTTAAAAGCATCATTCACGAAGAAGATATTATCCCTATATTAAGAGATATAAATCATAAAGTCAAGCTTTTTGGAACATACCATGAGTCTAATGGCGAGTTTGAAAGACCTTGTAGGATATTTCTTAAGAGTAAAAAATATGAATGGTTTAAAGTATATATTAAAATTTCAAAAGATAGTTTTGATGGCATCATAGTTACTTTATTTATGTTTAAAAATAGTCGCCAAAAAGCATTAGAAGATACGTATAAAGAAAAGATCAATAAATACCAAAATTTATTATGGGCGTCATCTGCCATATCTTTTGAATATGACTGCAAAAGTCAAACTTATCACTTTTCAAATAACTTTTTTGATCTTCTTGAATACAAACAAGAAGAGCTAGGAATGATAAAATTTGAAACTCTTGCAAAGATTATCCATCAAAATGATATAGATAAATTCTACAAAATGCAGACAAAATGTATAAACGGAGATATAGATAATCTATATCTAGAGATAAGATTTATATCAAAAGATGAGAGAATAATCTGGATGGCAATAAAAGGCAAAAGGCTAAATTCTCATCAAGATATTGGAAATATATGCGGTACCATAGAAGATATAAGTAAGCAAATAAAAACAGAATCTCAGCTAAAGCTTATAGCAAACATATTCTCATACTCTAAGGAAGCCATAACCATTACTGATATGTATGCAAATATACTTGACGTAAATGACGCATTTACACAAATAACTGGTTATTCTAAAGAAGAAGTAATAGGAAAAAATCAAAATATTTTATCATCAAATAGATATAGTGTAGATTTTTATGCGGATATGTGGAAAAATATGAAAGAATTTGGCTTTTGGCGTGGTGAAATTTGGAATAGACGTAAAAATGGAGAAGTATATCTTGAGATGCTTACCATAAGCTCTGTGAAAAATGACGATGGCGAAGTGCAAAACTACGTAGGTATATTTTCAGATATAACTCAGTCTAAGAAAAATGAAGTCAGATTTGAACAAATAGCACATTTTGACCCTTTAACAAAGCTTCCAAATAAATTTTTTGTTTTAGAAAAACTATCTAAATTTATGAAAGAATCCAAAGAAAATAATAAAAAGCTAGGTTTGGTTTATTTTGATTTAGACGGTTTTAAACAAGCAAATGATACATACGGACACAATATCAGCGACGCTGTTTTGATCAAGGTTTCATCTCGTATAAAAGAAGTTTTAAAAGAAAATCTTTTGGCTAGATTTGGTAAAGACGAGTTTGTAGCATTGATAAAAGATGTAAATGATATAGAGAATTTAAAAACTATATTTGATGATATACTAAACTCTGTAAATGATGATATAATCATAAATGATATAAATATAAAAATTGGAGTAAGCATCGGTGCTACTTTGTATCCGCAAAAAGAAGATATAGACACAAGCGGTCTTGTAAAACAAGCTGATTGGGCTATGTATAAAGCAAAATATTTTGGTAAAAATAGATTTTATATCTTTGATGAAGATAAAGACTTTTTGTTTGATTATTATAACCAGATGATTTTGTCAAATAATGAGTTTAGTCACGATGAGTTTATCTTGATGTATCAACCAGTAGTAAATACGAAAGATAAAAAAATAGTAAGCTTTGAAGCTTTGATTAGATGGAAACATCCGCAAAAAGGTATTATGCTACCGCTTGATTTTTTACATGTTTTAAAACATAAAGAATGGATAACAGATTTTAGTATTTGGGTTATAAAATTTGCACTTTCAACCATAAAAAAACTCAAACATACTAATATCAGTGTTAATATACCTCTTAAACAGCTAAGAGATCCGCTATTTTTTGATAAATTTAAAAAGTTATGTAGTGAGTATGGTGATATTTGTCATCTTTTAGAGATCGAAGTTACTGATGTGCCGCTATCTACAAGCGCTACTTTTGATGGGATTTTTAAATATAAAGATCTAGGGATAAATTTGGTATTTGATGATTTTGGTTTAGATACGGCTTTTATTAAAACGATGAAATATATTGAGGCAGATATTTATAAGATAAATAAAGATTATGCGCTAGAGATCTTAGAAGATAGTGCAAATATAGAAGTATTGCAAAATATATATAGCGTTTGTAAGGCGTTTGGTAAGACTCCAGTAGTCAAAGGCGTAAGTGACGAACGAATATATAAAATCGTCTCAAGCATAGGATTTGACAATATCCAAGGAAATCTAATATCAGAACCTATGAGAGAAGATGAGATCTTGCCTTTTATGAATAATTTTGAGTTTAAAATCGCTCAATCTTTAAATTTAAAAAGCGATTTATGTTTATTTTATGCATTTGAGATAGCTTCTATATATAAATTATTATTTAAAGATAGAAATTTAAATAGCGCTGAGAAAACGGATTTTGAATTTGAAAAATACTTCAAAACCCATGAAGAATTTGCCACTAGATATTCTGAGCCGTTGCTAGATGAGTCTAAGAATTTGATAGCAGATATTTACAATAGCAAAGATAAAAATAGCCATTTGATATCAAGACTAAAAGAGATAAGAACTGATTTACTAAATAAAATAGACGGAGATGAAATTTGA